One part of the Clostridium thermosuccinogenes genome encodes these proteins:
- a CDS encoding FAD-dependent oxidoreductase, producing MDDSWDVIVIGGGPAGCTAAAAAAREGSRTLLIEATGCLGGMGTSGLVPVFCPFSDKEKIIYRGLAEKVLNEMKKGMAHVDDKKLDWVPIDCELLKRIYDDMVVGSGAQVLFNTFLSAVDTDGQGNDKIGPGAPPVKTEKGWLTTFHAVDLDPSRGKNGWESAWKKRYCAGIMLLDLEDPSKVIGLCKDPLIAPETDYETVDGFRTNVIFPGGMILEDDGEVKIYYGAADTVECLATAHVDDLIKLCKPVG from the coding sequence TTGGATGATTCCTGGGATGTGATAGTGATAGGAGGTGGCCCTGCGGGCTGTACGGCTGCAGCAGCAGCTGCGCGGGAAGGTTCAAGGACACTTTTGATAGAGGCTACAGGATGTCTGGGTGGCATGGGTACCTCGGGTTTAGTGCCTGTCTTTTGTCCGTTTTCGGATAAAGAAAAGATTATTTATAGAGGTCTTGCTGAAAAGGTACTGAATGAAATGAAAAAGGGAATGGCTCATGTCGATGATAAGAAGCTGGATTGGGTTCCAATTGATTGTGAGCTTTTAAAACGCATTTATGATGACATGGTAGTGGGAAGTGGTGCACAGGTCCTGTTCAATACATTTTTAAGTGCGGTTGACACTGATGGGCAGGGCAATGACAAAATAGGTCCCGGAGCTCCGCCTGTTAAAACAGAAAAAGGATGGCTTACCACCTTTCATGCGGTAGATTTGGATCCCAGCAGGGGAAAGAACGGTTGGGAGTCTGCATGGAAGAAAAGATACTGTGCCGGTATAATGCTTCTGGATCTGGAGGATCCTTCCAAGGTGATAGGATTATGCAAAGATCCTCTTATTGCTCCTGAAACAGACTATGAAACTGTAGATGGATTCAGAACTAATGTAATATTCCCAGGGGGAATGATTCTGGAAGATGACGGAGAGGTCAAGATATATTACGGTGCTGCAGATACTGTAGAATGTCTTGCCACAGCCCATGTTGATGATTTGATTAAGCTGTGCAAGCCTGTTGGATAG
- a CDS encoding 3'-5' exonuclease, translated as MTIDINEYLERKEEPKKKWFISESELDDEQYNVLYAEKGNLIIEGCAGSGKTNLAMHRLIKIIKEEKETALFVVFTKALKSFIESGVEANIFKKENVQICYAHQIEQKIKNNDIQSFDYVIIDEVQDLDVSTIKKILSLCKKEFIFFGDDKQQIFVEKNKGITLEQIRMVSGVSKEKYKVLNKNYRLPKQIAKLSGAIIDDNGELLSKCVRDDGTKPVLVKCKSFIDEIDFIIRKIKSERLTDVGIIYNRNELVEKARQAFESKGMEVEYKYKTWNYLNFNTDLPKIVTYHSAKGLEFDTVFLPSCSMDYEKHNYRESLYVACTRATKSLYITYIDHLTPYIKVEFCNQISF; from the coding sequence ATGACTATTGATATTAATGAATATCTTGAAAGAAAAGAAGAGCCAAAGAAAAAATGGTTTATTTCAGAAAGTGAACTGGATGATGAACAGTATAATGTTTTATATGCAGAAAAAGGCAATCTTATAATAGAAGGGTGTGCAGGTAGCGGAAAAACAAATCTTGCTATGCATAGGCTAATCAAAATAATTAAGGAGGAAAAAGAAACAGCTTTATTTGTTGTTTTTACAAAAGCTTTAAAGAGTTTTATTGAAAGTGGAGTAGAAGCCAATATTTTTAAGAAAGAAAATGTTCAGATTTGCTATGCACACCAAATAGAACAAAAAATTAAAAATAATGATATTCAAAGTTTTGATTATGTTATAATAGATGAAGTTCAAGACTTGGATGTAAGTACTATAAAGAAGATTCTTAGTCTTTGCAAAAAGGAATTTATCTTTTTTGGAGATGATAAACAACAGATTTTTGTTGAAAAGAACAAAGGAATAACATTGGAGCAGATAAGGATGGTTTCCGGGGTTAGTAAAGAAAAATATAAAGTACTAAATAAAAACTATAGGCTTCCAAAGCAAATAGCAAAACTTTCAGGTGCAATCATTGATGATAATGGTGAGTTGCTTTCCAAATGTGTTAGAGATGACGGAACAAAACCGGTACTTGTTAAATGCAAGTCTTTTATTGATGAAATAGATTTTATAATAAGGAAAATTAAGAGTGAAAGATTAACAGATGTAGGAATTATATATAACAGGAACGAGTTGGTGGAGAAGGCTAGACAAGCTTTTGAAAGCAAGGGCATGGAAGTAGAATATAAGTATAAAACTTGGAATTACCTGAATTTTAATACGGACTTGCCCAAAATAGTAACTTATCATAGTGCTAAAGGTTTAGAGTTTGATACTGTTTTTTTGCCATCATGCTCAATGGACTATGAAAAGCATAATTATAGAGAATCTTTATATGTAGCTTGTACAAGAGCAACGAAGTCATTATATATAACTTACATAGATCACTTAACTCCTTATATAAAAGTTGAATTTTGCAATCAAATATCATTTTAA
- a CDS encoding heparinase II/III domain-containing protein, with the protein MPYIHLNSLINSGTRTTGYSRASLSALIYGPVDLPEAEPPVRKSFLLKATGIAVLQNDNLRVTLKFTGDGGGHDHNDKNSIEVYAYDQLISYDVGTTGYGIAFTKEWSRSSIAHNMVCINGRPQKRSKASVLNYDGKSVCAQASDAYEGVCLERSILLEEESGFKDIYGVRCASESQIDWVFHCKGQVETDLPLVDKEPFTEGNGYDQLFDLKHTYFDGEFAVSFLHEGYRLDMHFEGEKGTEVIIGKCYGADRTDILSFIMLRRKRKETVFSQQTYITKQ; encoded by the coding sequence ATGCCGTATATACACTTAAATTCTCTGATAAATAGCGGTACAAGAACCACCGGCTATTCGCGCGCGTCCTTATCGGCTCTTATTTATGGACCTGTTGATTTGCCCGAAGCGGAACCACCGGTACGGAAAAGCTTTTTGCTTAAAGCCACGGGTATAGCGGTACTGCAAAATGATAACTTAAGGGTGACTCTTAAGTTTACTGGTGACGGGGGAGGCCATGATCACAATGATAAAAATTCCATCGAGGTTTATGCTTATGACCAATTAATAAGCTATGATGTTGGTACCACAGGCTATGGCATCGCTTTTACCAAGGAATGGAGTCGTTCTTCTATTGCCCATAATATGGTTTGCATTAATGGCCGGCCGCAAAAAAGATCCAAAGCGAGTGTATTGAATTATGATGGCAAAAGCGTATGTGCGCAAGCAAGCGATGCTTATGAAGGGGTGTGTCTTGAGCGCAGTATTTTATTAGAAGAGGAAAGCGGATTCAAGGATATATATGGAGTAAGGTGTGCCAGTGAGTCACAGATTGATTGGGTTTTTCATTGCAAGGGGCAGGTGGAAACGGATTTGCCTTTGGTGGATAAGGAACCCTTTACAGAAGGAAATGGATACGACCAGTTATTTGACCTGAAGCATACATATTTTGATGGTGAATTTGCTGTGAGTTTTTTGCATGAAGGTTATAGGCTTGATATGCATTTTGAAGGAGAAAAAGGTACCGAAGTCATTATTGGCAAATGCTATGGGGCAGATAGGACCGATATTTTGTCTTTTATAATGCTGAGACGGAAAAGAAAAGAGACAGTATTTTCACAGCAAACATACATTACTAAACAATAA
- a CDS encoding FAD-dependent oxidoreductase, producing the protein MDTIMEPAKSIPVIEEADVCVLGGSCTGVFAAVRAARLGAKVVIVERQNSFGGVATSGLVNVWHSLYDNEKRQQIIAGLSYEMIERLKKRDAIIDVEATLGVNDCNAYRLNTEELKIELDNLILEAKVKPYLHTHYVGAKMGQDAIEAVFIHNKSGRGAIKAKVYIDATGDGDLCRDAGLHAYTAENMQPPTACAKIYGMNLLGDFNLPFMLQKHGEEFGLQKDWGWRGKIPGMPEVSMHAETHVFDVNCAVADMLTYSEMEGRRQIRAVMDLIRKYAPNGKKISLVNLCSYIGIRETYHIESMYKLKNKDVLYGTRFQDAIANGSYRVDIHHSNEPGITLRYLNGVEEVVRGNGMPHEFRRWREETEVNPTYYQIPYRSLVSQKVKNLLMAGRMLDAEEEAYSAVRVMVNTNQTGEAAGVAAYVSLAQDGDVRNVNANDVRKLLKEGGSIIL; encoded by the coding sequence ATGGATACTATCATGGAGCCTGCTAAAAGCATCCCGGTGATTGAGGAAGCAGATGTCTGTGTTTTAGGTGGAAGCTGCACGGGTGTATTTGCTGCGGTAAGAGCAGCCAGGCTTGGGGCAAAGGTTGTTATAGTAGAAAGGCAGAACTCCTTTGGAGGGGTTGCCACATCAGGTTTGGTAAATGTCTGGCATTCATTATATGACAATGAAAAACGGCAGCAAATTATTGCGGGGCTTTCCTATGAAATGATTGAAAGGCTGAAAAAAAGAGATGCCATTATAGACGTGGAAGCAACATTAGGGGTCAATGATTGCAATGCCTATAGATTAAATACGGAAGAGTTAAAAATTGAATTGGACAATCTTATATTGGAAGCAAAGGTTAAACCTTATCTGCATACTCATTATGTTGGGGCAAAAATGGGACAAGATGCAATTGAGGCTGTTTTTATCCACAACAAATCCGGAAGAGGAGCAATCAAAGCAAAGGTATATATTGATGCCACAGGGGATGGGGATTTATGCCGCGATGCAGGGTTACATGCTTATACCGCTGAAAATATGCAGCCACCTACAGCCTGTGCGAAAATATATGGAATGAATTTATTGGGCGATTTCAACTTGCCGTTCATGTTGCAAAAGCATGGTGAAGAATTCGGACTTCAGAAGGATTGGGGCTGGAGAGGAAAGATTCCGGGCATGCCGGAGGTAAGCATGCATGCCGAGACTCATGTTTTTGATGTGAACTGTGCTGTGGCAGATATGCTTACTTACAGTGAGATGGAAGGAAGACGGCAGATCAGAGCGGTTATGGATCTTATAAGGAAATACGCGCCCAATGGAAAAAAGATATCTTTGGTGAATCTTTGCTCTTATATCGGCATACGCGAGACCTATCATATAGAATCAATGTATAAGCTAAAGAATAAGGATGTACTTTATGGAACGAGGTTCCAGGATGCTATTGCTAACGGAAGCTATCGTGTGGATATCCATCATAGCAATGAGCCGGGAATCACTTTAAGATATTTAAACGGAGTCGAAGAAGTGGTTCGTGGTAATGGCATGCCCCATGAGTTCAGAAGATGGAGAGAGGAAACGGAAGTCAATCCAACCTATTATCAGATCCCTTATCGCTCACTAGTATCACAAAAAGTCAAAAACCTGCTTATGGCTGGCCGCATGCTGGATGCGGAAGAAGAAGCATACAGTGCTGTCAGGGTAATGGTGAATACTAATCAGACCGGAGAGGCAGCCGGGGTGGCAGCATATGTTTCTCTTGCACAGGACGGAGACGTTAGAAATGTGAATGCCAACGACGTAAGGAAGCTTTTAAAGGAAGGCGGCTCTATTATTCTCTAA
- a CDS encoding ImmA/IrrE family metallo-endopeptidase has translation MKTTYEYIIECVSTFRKKFELGEHEPINDIFSIVDDSFLILKFPNKMGVSGVSTEKKDRNKTYKCIYINTNEPIGRQNFTFAHELYHIYFKKATSALCLEDERDKDEVEKEAEMFASNLLIPRYWLLKKFKDYGLKNNKKIEMHHVFWLQREFNVSFQAIIYAIDDLGKHEIYGKFSEYIPQIPEYFKQYYNSNWDKLEKETKKFSPDLNLNSVIPVYEFPERFKKNLINNFLRGLVEFEVVEDIFNFFEKRDELEKYL, from the coding sequence ATGAAAACGACCTATGAATATATAATTGAATGCGTGAGTACATTCCGTAAAAAATTTGAATTAGGGGAACATGAACCCATCAATGATATTTTTAGCATTGTTGATGATAGTTTCTTAATTCTAAAGTTCCCAAATAAAATGGGTGTTTCAGGTGTATCAACAGAAAAAAAAGATAGAAATAAAACATATAAATGTATATACATTAATACCAATGAGCCGATAGGAAGACAAAACTTTACTTTTGCTCATGAGTTATATCATATATACTTTAAAAAAGCTACTAGTGCTCTTTGCCTAGAGGATGAGCGGGATAAAGATGAAGTTGAGAAAGAAGCAGAAATGTTTGCAAGCAATCTATTAATTCCACGGTATTGGCTATTGAAAAAGTTTAAGGATTATGGTTTGAAAAATAATAAAAAGATTGAAATGCATCATGTATTTTGGTTGCAAAGGGAATTTAATGTATCATTTCAAGCAATTATATATGCAATTGATGATTTGGGAAAGCATGAAATTTATGGTAAATTTTCGGAATACATACCTCAGATACCGGAGTACTTTAAGCAATATTACAATAGCAATTGGGACAAACTTGAAAAAGAAACCAAAAAGTTTTCGCCGGATCTTAATTTGAATTCTGTTATCCCTGTATATGAGTTTCCGGAAAGGTTTAAGAAGAATTTAATTAATAATTTCTTAAGGGGACTTGTTGAATTTGAAGTGGTAGAAGATATTTTCAACTTTTTTGAAAAAAGAGATGAACTGGAAAAATACTTATGA